CTTATTTAATGTTAAAACCCTCTGTTTCGCAAATAGGTAGCCTTGGTCTGCCGCCTTCTGATACCACTCCACGGCTTTTACATAGTCCTGTTTAACACCGTGACCATATTCATAAGCAAAGCCGAGGCTGTACTGGCCTTCCTCAGATCCTTGGTCTGCAGACTTCTGATACCATTCCACTGCATTCAAATAGTCCTGTTTAACGCCTTTGCCACTGCCGTACATACTTCCGACTTCGCTTTGGGCAAATGCATCACCTTGTTCGGCTGATTCAAGAAATTCTTTAAATGCACACTGGTAATTTTTCTCCATATAACAAGCGAACCCTTTGTCCACATCAGCCACAGCATTAGTAACACTGAACAAACAAACAATTGGCATCAAAATTGTGCGTAATTTCATACTTAATCCCTTAATTTTAAATCACGTGAGTATGTTAGCCTTAACCGAATTTTGATGCGATCACTGATTCAACCTTCCGTTGTGGGCTCAGCAGTTAGCGTCCAAACATATTGCACTTCTACAGCGAGTGATCGTTCCTACCCCTGCAACTTGAGCTATCACAGTTTTTTCTTACCTCGCACATCACTACCTATCATCTAAACCAACACGCTCAAGTTTGCATTATACAAAATTATAAATAACAGTAACTTAGATTATTAACTTAGTATAATTGCCTGCATGAATTGAGCGATATTCCGCTAGCTACAAGGTGTGACATGAACGAAATCGAATATGAAAAAGGCTATGAAGATATTGCAGCCGCCAGCCCATACATCGACTGGGAAATTGACGGCGATAGAGCCCTGATTCACCTCGTTTACGTTCCTCCTTCACAGCGCGGGAAAGGAATTGGTAAACAGTTATTCCAATCTGTATTGGACGCAATCAAGCATGAAGCTGTTAAGACCATTCGCCTTATGTCTGCGCCTCTATGTGGTCGAAGCACAACGGAATACTGGAAGTCGTTAGGTTTTGTTTCAGCCTATGAAGGTGGCCAGCCAGACAACATTCGGGTGCTGCACAAAGCTGTTAACGGATTCGAGTTGCCCCCTATCGAATCAGTACCTGACGGCGAAGAACGTCACTATATTTTTGATTAATTGGACTCAAACCATGAGCAAGCAGATAGCTGAAACCACCAACCAACTTCATTGCATCGTGGATGAAGATGATAACGTCCTCGCTGACGGCCTGACACTTTTTGAAGCCGAAAGACAACTGACAATATTTTTGAACCATGGCGAAGATTGCTACATAGGAGATTCTGAACTGCAGACAATTCGAGGTACGTAAAGAGCGACTAAGAGCATATAAAGAAAGGAAAAAGGCCAGAGAAGCTAAAGCAGCAACAAAGTAGTAAGTAAGCGCCCTCGGGCGCTTTATTATACCCCATAAAAATTCCACGCCTTTTCTGAAAGCTATTCAAAAAAATCACATCATGCCCTAACTCTAATCAGATAGGGCTTCCAGTTTGAACAATCCAATTCCAAAGCCGCCATTCAAGCAAGTTAAAGGCAAGCTCGGTCGTGCCTACAAGCGCAGCCAAACGAACGCCGCCGGGCTAGGTGAGGAAGTCATTATTGAGCCTGCAGGTAGCGACTATGTGGCTATTGATGTTCGCTCACGCCAGCTCACAGAAAGCGCGAATATTGGCAATAAACGCATTCACCGATTAGTTCTCAGCTCAACCGAAGCCGTTTCCATGGGCAGTATTTTGTTGCACCTGGGCGAGAGTCTTTTAGATCGAGACGAGAAAACTTGTTACATCACGGTGTCCACTGAAAAAACAGAGATTGGTGAAAACTTTATTCGTGAAGATTTGGCGACTGCTGAACAGCGAATTGCCCGGCGTAAATCTCGAAGTCACCTATTTGGATTAGCTCAACGATGCTTGGAAACCTGCACAAATGAGAAATTCATAGAACAAATGACAGCAAACCTTGCTGCTTGGGCTATTGCAGAGCAAGACGAGTTTGCAATAAACAAAGCTGAAAAAGCCATTTTCCAACTCGGGCTAGTCTCGAAGGACGCGCTGAATTAAATGCTAATAGCAACTAAAAATGGCTGGTTGATATCTGCCGATCTAATAACCGAAACCGAGAAATATTGGGAAGTGAAAGCATTCGACGAGCCCACTCCAAGAAAAATAAGTAAGTCTGACGACCAGCAGCAAGTTTTCAGCGATATGGCAACGGCACTTCACTTTGCCGGAGCGCATGACATAGCTGAACACTTAGAGCAACCAAATATATAAACGAAGGATTATTGTTATGCACACAGCCTCAACACTAAATACGCAACCCAAAATTCCTGTAGACAATGTTAAGAGCTACCTTAACCATGAACGACGCGCCGAAGTTCGCATTTGCATGGACAGAGAAGCTGTCATATTGCGCTGGAATGAAACCAATGGGCAGGAACAAACCGATGAAGCTAGTTGCATTGATCTTTCAAGAGGCGGGGTTTTATTGGCTCACTCTAAGCCCTTTGAATTAGGTGATACGTTAAAAATCACTTTTAATGCCAACTCCATGCTTCAATCTACGATTACTGGCGTGGTGTGTAGATGCAATTGGAGCGGTTCTGAATATTCAGTCGCACTTCAACTTATTTAACGGTCGTAGGAAGTATCGAAAATGAAATCTAAACGACTTTTCATCCCTCTTATCCTATTCACGCTCAGCGCAAATGCCTATGAGCCACAAGCATGGATTCGATCACCTAGCCCTGACAATCCTCTTAAGATTAAAGCTGCATCACCTCAAGTAAGAGTCAATAACGGGTCTGGTATAGGTATGTATTTCATGACCGATAACGGAACCATCATTTCAAGTTGCAATTGCAACCCCAAAACTGATAGCAATGAAAAGAAAATCAACATCACTTTGAGCGGCAAAAAAGCTCAGTACATCAGGATTTGCAATCCGTTTTTAGAAAGCTATCTATATCGCCCCGCCACCGAACAGGACTTTGCGCTAGCCGATGAACAATTAACAAATACTCGCTACGTCGTCGTTCAAGGTGTTGCTGATAAGCCATTCTCAATTACATCGCTTGGCTACACGGATGCAGCAAAGCCTCGCGTCATTGATTTAAGGCAACAGCTATAGCCTATCTAGTTCGAGTTTGCAGAATGCAAGCAACAAAATACCTAGCATATCGTTGCATTCAAGGCTAACTAGCCTTACTATTGTTATGTAGCTTGTGGCGGTAGGAATATCCCCACGTTAAAAACCCAAATTCCTTGTTTGTTGTGGCGGTAGGAATATCCCCACGTTAAAAACCCAAATTCCTTGTATTAGCTACCGAAAACCCAGTCTTATAGACTGGGTTTTTCGTTTCTAACGGAGAGAGCATGGATTTAAAAAAACTCGCCGCAGATTTTTACCATGACAACCCAAGAGTGGAGCAGGCATTAGATTTTGATTCGGCTACTAACACTTGGCAAACTGGAAAAACTCGCGGTCACGGCATTGTTAAAGTCACCGTCAACGGACTTATATTTGCCATTCCAGTGCGTTCGCATATTAAACACAACGCTAGCTATATTATTGAAGTGAACCGTAATGTCGTCGGCATAAAAGGGATGGGGCTGGATTACTCCAAAGCACTGCTAATTCGGTCAGCAAATCACGTTTCCAATGACGTATTTCTATTAAAATCTAAGTCAGCGGGTAAAAAGCTAATTGGTAAACAAGCTCATGTCGAGCAGCAATTTGAAGCCTACGTAAACAAGTACATCAAGGCCGTCACAACCAAAGATAGAAATATCATTAATAGCAACGAGTACCGATTTACGACTTTAATCAATTACCACACTGAATTAGGGTTGTAGCATCTAGCAAGTAAAATTCTCAGCCGTCCAATAGGTTATATATAGCTGTTTGGACTGTGTATAATGTGTATCTAGGCCACTTTATGTGGCCTTTTTTATGGTCAAAACACGAATGAATATATAGTGTATTCTATGTGCTGTGTATTATCAGACCAAGCCTTCATCCTGCTAAACCGCCGCGCAGCGGCTATTACAAAACAACAAGCGTTACCAGATTAGAATATACATACTGAATGTACACACTGTGTACATTCTCGGCGCAATAAAAAACCCAGCATTAACTGGGCTAGCACTCACTCACTCGCAGTTATACACAGTTTTCACTATATACTCGCTTGGGACGGCTATTATGTCGAAAACCTGCTACACCAACCCTCACATTAGACAGTATTTATATCACTCATGAACCATTGATAATGGTTTCAATTTGCTTGTTGCAAACTGCATTTACGCACCACAACGAAAAACACAGTAACTAATTGAAGTTTAAATATAAAACTCATAATAAAAGGGTTTGTATCGCGTGATACAAACCCTTAACTGATCTACTACCCTTACCTTTTCAATCAGGCTGCCATATCTAAGTTATCTGCTCTCGGACAAGCTAATGCTAATGCGACAATAGGAGTTAACGCTAATGTGTCTTTCACGTTCCAAACTTCGGCTGCTACCTCAGAATCACAGTCAAGCTCAGTTTGCAGTTCTTCTTTGCTGCGAACCCAACCAAGTAAACGCGAAGCTGTTACGTTAAAGCGAAGCATTGCGGCCTGATTGAACTTTAAATGACGGTTGCCGTTTTGGTAAAACTTCACATTTAGCAGCTCAACACAATTCCCTTTGGTGTCCATTCCGTAGATTGAACCCTTGCCAGAACCAGCGCAAACATCGTTATAAATACCGCTGTAACCTAGCAACCCAAAGACGACGGCCAAATCGTTAATAAAAACCTCGGCACTATCTGACAATCCACGCGATTTATATTTATCAAAATTGCCCCAACTGCTAAAGATAAAGCGATAATCCAGCAGGTATTTACTTCCGTTGGTTTCGCGGTTATGCCTCCAATTGTCGCTGAATACCTTTTCATTTGACTTGTAGTATTTAGAGATAGAATCCTTGGATGTGAGCATCTTAAACGTGTCAGTAATGCTTTCTTCAACCAGATCGTTGGCATAGTCCACCGCAAATTTAATTACATAAACCGCATTTGTGTAGGTGAAATCCAAAGCATTAGAGTTCAGCTTGTTCAATAAATCTGTTTTGTGTTTGCCTATCAAACGGCTAGAAATTGCATCCAGATTATCAAATAGCACTTTCCAATAAACATTGCGGTAGCCGAATAATTTATCTTTAACGCTTTCAAGTAATTTGTCGTGTTCAACGCCTAGTTCAGCTAGCAGCTCTGGTTCAACTGAGGCAATGCGCTTGTACTGGGCTAAGGTGTTAGCTAAATCTCGCTCATAACCTTCGAGCAGCGCCCATAGCACCCCTTTTGTCTCAGCTACTGCGTAAGATTCACTACCCTCAGTGTGCATTGATTTTTTAACGCGCTCGGCCTCGTAGTATTCACTAAACTTTTGAGTGGTTTGAGAATATGTTTTTTTCAGCCCTAGCTCATTCTCTAGGAAAAGCCCAAACGCATCTGTTTGGTCGTAGCTGAGCGATTTCTTATAACCACGGTCACGGCGAAATTGAGCGCGTTTATCATCTTCATCGGATTCATCTACATTGACGAAGCTAAAACGAATTAAGTTTACCTTTGCTCTTGCCGCTCTTTCAGCATTCAAAAAGTCTGATTCATCAATTACCGTCGCGATAACGCCACGCAATTGAATTGCCTCTGCAATTACAGGACAGTTAACCCAACGCTCAGGAACCACAGCATAAAGTAGGTTAAATGTAAGCTGTTTAATCAGTGTTGAAAGCCACAAGGAAAACTCGCTGTAAGGTGGGTTTACGAATGCCACATTGCAGCTTTTAGAGATAAAGTTGGTTTCTGTGAACTCAGTGCCAAGAAGGGTGATACCCTCACCAAAGTAAGAGTCGGTATGAATGGTCGCTTTCTCAATTGCATAGCAATTTACTGACTGGCGCTTTTCTTCATCTTCAAAAGCCGCTTTGAACGTCTTTAATGCTCGACCATCACCAGCGCCTACATCGAGAAATCTCACAGGGTCACTATAGCGATTAGTTAAGTCGAAGTTCTCTTGAATCGCCTTAATATCATCAACGATAGTTTGCAGCTGAGCATCGGTAGTCGGATACCACTCAAAATCCTGACCTGCGTTTTTTAACTTCTGAACTACTGCTAATGTACCCATGATGACAACCCCTAAACTAATCAGCGTTTTGCGCTATAATTTGATGGGTTAACTTTACCAAAAACGCCAAAAACTCCGATAAATACGTGTATTTGTATTCCGCAACTCCATAAAGCAAAGGCCGTCATTTATTGACAGCCTAAGGGCATCAGTTTGCAAAAATCAAAATTATTCGGGACCGTTATTAATCGTCACTAAACGGAATAGCTATATTGTCGATATCCCCATTTTCAAACAGCTTAAACAGCGCAGCAGACTGGAATTCTCGCCGCACACCTGATAAATGGAAGAAGATAGCGCCAACGGCCTCTTGTAAATCCAATTCCTCAAGCGAACCCTCAGTATTGCGCTTTACAACGCTACAGATACTTGTCGTATAAAGTGAATGAATGGGGTTAACGGTACTGACAACAAGGCCGACCAGACTTCCTCGTAATGACTCATAGCAGTCCAGCCCAAGGCCAGAAATCCGAGTTTCCAAATCTTGCTCATTAGGTAGGCCATTTACAAAACTCTCCATCAAAACTAATAACTTCTGACCACTAGGCATTTCGTACTGGACAGCAAAAGTGCCTTTCTGACTGAACTCACCAACAGCAATTGGGGTTACGGTTGACTGTTGAGTCTGCTTCAAAACTTCTGGCTCGGAGGCCAATCGCCCTGCAATTTGCCTGCTTTCAGAAAGCTCAATAAACAGAGGATGCTCGATAAACACTTTAGTGGCCGCAGCTTCTACGCCTCGCGCCATTGAGAACCAAATAGCTTCATCAAAATAATCTCGGCCTCCCTCCTCTTTTTGCCAACTTGGTTGGATACCGGCGATCAATCCCGCTTTCACATCGTCATATCCAAATTCACCATAACGAGGTAAATAACTTGTTCGCCAATGTTCACGCTCAAGGGATACTAGCTTGTCTGCTTCCTCCGTCACTTCACCTATGTTGCGTCCAAGCCCTAGGTATTTAATTAGGCCAGTAATGACTTTACTTCGTTTAATCTTAAACATCGGCTCAAAGCCAGACTTGGTGACACTTGATTCAATCGTTAGCGACTCCAAGTATTCAACCATCCCGCGCAACTGGGCTAACACAGCATGGTTAGGCTTAATATTTGCGACTGACATACAACCTCTTTCCCGAATAATCTCAATTTCTGGAAAAAAGCATATCCCAAGCCCCCTTACCCGTCCCGTTGTTTATTATTTTGATCAATGCAAACTCAAGATGAAAATCAGTCGGTTAAATGCAAATTGAAAATGAACCACACCTTTTAAGCGCCGCCCTACTTAATTTCGGATAATTCCATATCCGAAACTACCTCGATAACGATATGTCCACAGAGATACAGTTAGACGGTCGGCTTAGACCTTGCTACGAATACCAAGCCAGCGTCAATGCTGCGGTAATGTCATTTGCAGCAACCAAAATGCCCTATCTAATGGGCGTCCCATTTGTTAGCAGTTATGCCACAGCCATTGGATTAGGACTGTTAGGCGTCGCTCAATACTACAAAGGGCGCAAACTCCGTCGTTACCAGGAAGGGCTCAGAAACTTACAACCATTCTTTATCCAAACAGAAGATTTACCAGTTTCGGAAGATGAATTTTGGTTAGGCCGTGGTTATGAGGTAACTCAGGTACACGCTCAGCGTATGTACGAGTGCAATACACCAAATGGGATACCTTACACAAAACCTAGTAAGGCATATAATCGGGCAAGGCAAATTAGCCGAAAAGCTAAAAAGCAAGGGGCTTCATGGCCAATTAAAACCTTAGCTAAAAGGTTGGATGGGCAACACTTTGTAACCGTGAACCTAGGGGGGAAAAAGGTTTCTCTTTTCAAAAACCCTGTTGCACCTTACCCAAATGTCGGCGGCGAACCCTACTTACACGGCGTAGGCATCGAGGATGAAACCGACGTTCTTACCCCTCTCAAATCAATGGAAGGTCATGTTCTCGTTATGGGGACGACTGGCTGCGGCAAAACTCGTGCAGCTGAAATCTTCCTAACCGCAGATATAGCGAGAAAGATTAAGCGCACAATCCAGAAGCGAACCCCGAGCGGCGACATTGAGAAGCAAACAGTATCTCAGCCGGACGGTTGCGTTGTGTGCTTTGACCCTAAAGGCGACCCTGAACTATTAGCGAGAGTCTACTCAGAAGCAAAACGCGCTGGCAGGCCATTCATTTTCTTCCACTTAGGCGAGGCTGGTATTTCAGCCAGATATAACGGCGTCGGTAACTTTAGCCGACTAAGTGAAGTGGCCACACGTATTTCCGGCCAATTAGCAGGCTCTGGTGATAGCGCCGCATTTAAAGAGTTCGCTTGGCGGTTCATTTCGATTATTGCAAAAGCATTATTCAGTATGGGTTTACGCCCGAGCTACCAAGACATTCGCAGCTATATCATGGATATGGAGTCACTGTTTATCCGGTATGCAGAGCATTACTTAGCTGAACTTGGTGTTAGTGATTGGCGTGTGCTAGTGGATGACCTAGTTCTAACCATCAAAAAGGTACCAGAAAATCTCAAAGGTGCCAGCCGTAGGTCAGTGGCTTTAGACTCACTGATTCAGTCTTTCACACAAGCCAATTCAATTCGAGTCACCCCTGCTTACGAAGGGCTTTTGAATGCTGTGAAATACGATGCGTCGTACTTCTCGAAGATCACCGCTTCTCTTTTGCCACTGCTCGAAAAACTTTGCTCCGGGGATAACTTAGAAATCTTATCGCCTGACTATTCAGATATGAACGACACAAGACCAATTCTGGATTGGACTCAAGCCATTCGCCAAGGAGCTGCCGTTTATTGTGGCTTTGCCGCGATGGTTGACCGGGACGTAGCAAGCGCTGTTTCTAACTCGATGCTATCAGACTTGTTATCCCTATCAGGGAAAATCTATCAATCTGGCATTAACTACGGTGTTGATGCTGCCAGCTCTAAAGAACGCGCAAACGTCTACCTTCATTTAGATGAAGCAAACGAAATGTGCGGTGATGAATACATTCCAATTCTGAACAAGGCGCGTGGTGCTGGCTTGCGTGTAATCGCATACACCCAATCTCGCCAAGACTTCGAGGTGAGGTTAGGCGATAAGGCAAAAGCTCAAGTTGTTGAGTCAAACTACAACACAATCATCATGTTCAGGGTAAAAACTGAGGACACGGCCAAGCTACTCACAGACCAGCTTAAAGAGGTCAATATCTACGACCTGTCAGTAGGGTCGATGATTAGCCCTGAATTAAACGTCGATGACGAATCATTAATGACTACTCGTATTAATAACTCTGTATCAATCGTCAAGACACAAAAGCTACTTAAACCGGATGACATTATTTCCTTACCTAAGGGGCAAGCCTATGCCCTGCTTGAAGGCTCTAAGCTATACAAGCTCCGGTTCCCACTACCTAAAGAATCCGCTCACACGTTACCACCAGAGCTAAGCCTGATTTACAGCAAAATGAAGAAGCAATATCGCTCCTACGATAACTGGTGGGAAAAAGAAGCTGCCTAATGAAATTATCAATTCAAACCTATTACTTGGGACTGCTCATGAACTTTAAACAAGCTATATCCTTCGCCTTAGTAACTCCATTTGCGATAAGTCTGGCCGGGTGTAGCAATACGGCATATCCGGTACTTCTAAAAGAAGAAAATCGAATTATCAGCCAAGCGCATACCGGAAGTGAGATAAACGAACTTTTACAAGTGTACCTGATTGCAGAGGACAAGTGCGTTGAATACAAAAAGGCATTAGCCGGGTTCGATGCGGAAAGTGAGATTGCAAAATACAAAATAACTCGCCGCTCTGTTGATTGCGCCCGGTACTAAGCATGGCTGTAAATCAAAAAACCACTAACCAACAAAGCACACCGCCAGCTAAAAAGGTTGGATATAAGTGGGTCATTCACACGGTTTTAGTGTGCCTACTGTTATCTATCCTCATTGAGTTCGGGGGAGTCCTAACCGGAACCTGGGGCAGTGATCACTCCAAAAACACTACAGACGAATATTTACAGCAGCTGAAAATGGATACTCATGGGGAAAAGTTTTTAATCTCCCCTGCCAGCGCGTTAAATGGGTTCATTGGCGGGTTAGGGAAAATCGGACTAACAATGGACGATTTTTTGTTTGAGCAAACCGCCCTACCCGCAGCTAGTGATGAAGATAACTTTACAGATAGAGGCAAGCGCCGAATTAAAGAACTGCAAAATCACTTATCTACGGGCATAAATATAGTCACCCTTTCGACAATTTGCGTTCTGATTAAATTGGGGTACTTCCTAAGCATGTTACCGCTGCTCCTGATCACCATTAGCCCGATTTTTCACTGTGGCTGGATTGAGCGATTAGACCGGAAATATCGTGGAGTTAGAGACTCAGATTTCAAACTCGATATGGCCGTTAACGGCACCAAGCTATTTTTCGCTGGCTCGGTTTCGCTGTACCTTTTTTTACCGATTTTCGTTAATCCAGTATTCGTTTTAATACCTCTGTTTACTTGCGTTGCAGTTGGCTCTTACTTCGTTGCAGCGCACTTCGTTAAGTACGTTTAACTATCAAAAGGAACTAAACCATGAACTTCAATGCTCATAACCACTTGAGAACCGAAAGTAGTGCCAAATCACCTAAAGAAGCAATCAGAAAAGCCAAACTGCTTAGCCAAATAGAGCTTTACAGAGAGTTAATGGCAGAAGGCTTTAAAAAGGCCGAAATTGAATTAATGCTTCAAGAGCGTCAAATTTAGGGGGTTATAATGCTGCAAAAACTGTTAACCACCCTGCTCTTGATTCTCGGACTTACCGTAGTGTCTGGCTGCATTGATGAACAACCAAAAGAGGCAGAACTCGAATCAATTATTAAATCTACACTATTGAGCAACGGCGGCGACCAACTCTTTGCGATTGAAAACTTCAAGATAATAAAATCTTATGAACGAGGGGTAGCTCATGTCATCGACGCTGAATACGACCTGGTATTCAATCGGAGCCTTAGAGAAATCACCGCAGACCTAAAACGTGCGTCACCTTTAGCTGCTTACGAGCCCTTTGGCGGCACAAGCCTTTCCCTTCTCACTCTACAGAACAAGGGCGTTAAAGCATTCAAAGCAGGGGATATTATTAGAATGAATGGTAGCTATTCATTCGTTCAAGAAAATTCAGACTGGATTTTAAAACATTCCGCACACTAACAGTCGATACTTTTATCCATCACACATAAAGCCTGCTTTTACATAACACCTATCACTTAAGGTGTTTAGAGCGAACAGGGTAGCGAGTTTTATTGATACGAACGGTCCTTGCTTTGGGCCGTTTTCTTTTTTGGGGCAGTATGTAGCGTTTAACTCTCTCCCGCATGGCCCTTAGCTTTCTCGGGATGGAGCCGGGGGAGGCTATCGCACACCACATCAGCTCATCCTGAATATCTCTCAATGCCATCATAAAACTTATACGCAATGGCGATACCTGCGCCTCTCTCGCAATACGACTGATTTCCAGGCGAACCAAATTGTAAGCTATCAATATTCCCCAGATTTCTTGTATTACCCCCTCCACAGACTGACTTCGTAGCAGCACTTCATCTTCGAGCATATTGTGCTTTATCTCTCCGTAGCTGTTCTCTATTTCCCATCGTTCAAAATACACATCCAGTAATGACTGCGTACCATATTCCAGACTCGTTAAGGAGGTGAGAACACCTATGACGTGATTAGGTTGTTCTGGCTTAGGGTACAGGACAAGGCGGGCTTGCCATTTCTCCGGCAAGCTTGGGTCTTGTTTCCGAGCATGGGCTGACACTTTCATTTCCACTAAAAGGTCTCGCCCTTCCTTATCCAGTTGCTCAACCACTTCATATTGCGTGTTGGATTTTATCGGCGTCATCCAGTGACTCGTCGTATGTTGCCGTTGCCAATTAATCATCAACTCGGCACTGAGGTAACAGCGGTCAAAAATCGTCAGGGAGTGAGCGGGGGCTGAAGCGGCCAGCTGTTTGGCATAAGAGACCTCTCCTGTCGAGCTGGGCCCAAAGACAACATCATGTAATAAACGACTTCGCAGCGATGTGAGGGCACATAATCGAACAATCGGGTATTCAGTATGGTGGTTTTCATTGTACTTGATGTATTGGAAGTGCTCTGCAAGACAGGCGGTATCATGGGTGCGGAACTGAGTGCCGTCGACAGAAAGTAAACTCAGTCCAAACCATTTGTCATCGCTATCTTCCTGCTGGGTCCAATGGGCTGCTGTCAGTTTAAAAAGCGCTTCCAAAGGTTGGGCGGTGAGGCGCTTTCTCGCTTGAGGAATAGCACTTGGTGCAACAGAATCCCCTAAGTGGTTGGAAAGCTTGAGGTCTAGTTTATCTAAAACTTCCGTGATGGGTTTATCCCGATACAAGCCAATACCGACAATTAGCCAAACGACAAGTTCGGCGGGTAACTTACGCCGTCTCATGCTGGCTTTATTGGTAGAATCAAGGGCTTGCTCTATCCATTCGAGCGGGAGTTCTTTTTGGAAGAGAGCCAGTGATTCTGGTGCAGCAAACGTATCGACATCAATCAGCCAGTGAGCCAACATAAAAAATACCCTCAGCAATTAGTGTACTGAGGGTATTGTTAACCATCCGTAGGATCGTTCAACTGATCAATGCCTTAACTGATCGGTGTTACCCCAATGGGTGGTTTTTTAGTGGATGAAACTTCCTGAATTTTTCTCAAAAGTATGGGGTTATCATGACAGTACATGCCATGTTATGCTGATTTTCTCATAATCTTGATAAACATTTGGCGCGATAACAACAAGTACGCGCTGTGATCAAAATTGAGTGTTATGTTGGAAAATACGATGTATAGTAAACTTCATATAGGAAAAATCGAAGTTTATACTCTGAAGAAGCGATTATTCTAAAGTTTTCGACCGCTATACACTCTTATCATTCTTTGTTAATCGTTTATTAAGATAATAAATATAAGGACGAAACCATGAACGATGTCATTCGTGACTTTTTCAAAATGGAATCAGCTGGTGGTATTCTTCTCGTGATTGCCGCGGCAATTGCGATGACCATTGCTAACTCACCGCTGGGCGAAACTTATCAATCTGTACTGCATACTTATGTATTTGGTATGTCAGTTTCTCACTGGATTAATGACGGC
The Shewanella sp. GD04112 DNA segment above includes these coding regions:
- a CDS encoding tetratricopeptide repeat protein — encoded protein: MKLRTILMPIVCLFSVTNAVADVDKGFACYMEKNYQCAFKEFLESAEQGDAFAQSEVGSMYGSGKGVKQDYLNAVEWYQKSADQGSEEGQYSLGFAYEYGHGVKQDYVKAVEWYQKAADQGYLFAKQRVLTLNKFLNCSKSAKTELFGVKIKSVSTTLELVAKLIRSI
- a CDS encoding GNAT family N-acetyltransferase — protein: MNEIEYEKGYEDIAAASPYIDWEIDGDRALIHLVYVPPSQRGKGIGKQLFQSVLDAIKHEAVKTIRLMSAPLCGRSTTEYWKSLGFVSAYEGGQPDNIRVLHKAVNGFELPPIESVPDGEERHYIFD
- a CDS encoding PilZ domain-containing protein, with the protein product MHTASTLNTQPKIPVDNVKSYLNHERRAEVRICMDREAVILRWNETNGQEQTDEASCIDLSRGGVLLAHSKPFELGDTLKITFNANSMLQSTITGVVCRCNWSGSEYSVALQLI
- a CDS encoding DUF4942 domain-containing protein, encoding MGTLAVVQKLKNAGQDFEWYPTTDAQLQTIVDDIKAIQENFDLTNRYSDPVRFLDVGAGDGRALKTFKAAFEDEEKRQSVNCYAIEKATIHTDSYFGEGITLLGTEFTETNFISKSCNVAFVNPPYSEFSLWLSTLIKQLTFNLLYAVVPERWVNCPVIAEAIQLRGVIATVIDESDFLNAERAARAKVNLIRFSFVNVDESDEDDKRAQFRRDRGYKKSLSYDQTDAFGLFLENELGLKKTYSQTTQKFSEYYEAERVKKSMHTEGSESYAVAETKGVLWALLEGYERDLANTLAQYKRIASVEPELLAELGVEHDKLLESVKDKLFGYRNVYWKVLFDNLDAISSRLIGKHKTDLLNKLNSNALDFTYTNAVYVIKFAVDYANDLVEESITDTFKMLTSKDSISKYYKSNEKVFSDNWRHNRETNGSKYLLDYRFIFSSWGNFDKYKSRGLSDSAEVFINDLAVVFGLLGYSGIYNDVCAGSGKGSIYGMDTKGNCVELLNVKFYQNGNRHLKFNQAAMLRFNVTASRLLGWVRSKEELQTELDCDSEVAAEVWNVKDTLALTPIVALALACPRADNLDMAA
- the traD gene encoding type IV conjugative transfer system coupling protein TraD gives rise to the protein MSTEIQLDGRLRPCYEYQASVNAAVMSFAATKMPYLMGVPFVSSYATAIGLGLLGVAQYYKGRKLRRYQEGLRNLQPFFIQTEDLPVSEDEFWLGRGYEVTQVHAQRMYECNTPNGIPYTKPSKAYNRARQISRKAKKQGASWPIKTLAKRLDGQHFVTVNLGGKKVSLFKNPVAPYPNVGGEPYLHGVGIEDETDVLTPLKSMEGHVLVMGTTGCGKTRAAEIFLTADIARKIKRTIQKRTPSGDIEKQTVSQPDGCVVCFDPKGDPELLARVYSEAKRAGRPFIFFHLGEAGISARYNGVGNFSRLSEVATRISGQLAGSGDSAAFKEFAWRFISIIAKALFSMGLRPSYQDIRSYIMDMESLFIRYAEHYLAELGVSDWRVLVDDLVLTIKKVPENLKGASRRSVALDSLIQSFTQANSIRVTPAYEGLLNAVKYDASYFSKITASLLPLLEKLCSGDNLEILSPDYSDMNDTRPILDWTQAIRQGAAVYCGFAAMVDRDVASAVSNSMLSDLLSLSGKIYQSGINYGVDAASSKERANVYLHLDEANEMCGDEYIPILNKARGAGLRVIAYTQSRQDFEVRLGDKAKAQVVESNYNTIIMFRVKTEDTAKLLTDQLKEVNIYDLSVGSMISPELNVDDESLMTTRINNSVSIVKTQKLLKPDDIISLPKGQAYALLEGSKLYKLRFPLPKESAHTLPPELSLIYSKMKKQYRSYDNWWEKEAA
- a CDS encoding DUF4400 domain-containing protein; protein product: MAVNQKTTNQQSTPPAKKVGYKWVIHTVLVCLLLSILIEFGGVLTGTWGSDHSKNTTDEYLQQLKMDTHGEKFLISPASALNGFIGGLGKIGLTMDDFLFEQTALPAASDEDNFTDRGKRRIKELQNHLSTGINIVTLSTICVLIKLGYFLSMLPLLLITISPIFHCGWIERLDRKYRGVRDSDFKLDMAVNGTKLFFAGSVSLYLFLPIFVNPVFVLIPLFTCVAVGSYFVAAHFVKYV
- a CDS encoding IS4 family transposase, which produces MLAHWLIDVDTFAAPESLALFQKELPLEWIEQALDSTNKASMRRRKLPAELVVWLIVGIGLYRDKPITEVLDKLDLKLSNHLGDSVAPSAIPQARKRLTAQPLEALFKLTAAHWTQQEDSDDKWFGLSLLSVDGTQFRTHDTACLAEHFQYIKYNENHHTEYPIVRLCALTSLRSRLLHDVVFGPSSTGEVSYAKQLAASAPAHSLTIFDRCYLSAELMINWQRQHTTSHWMTPIKSNTQYEVVEQLDKEGRDLLVEMKVSAHARKQDPSLPEKWQARLVLYPKPEQPNHVIGVLTSLTSLEYGTQSLLDVYFERWEIENSYGEIKHNMLEDEVLLRSQSVEGVIQEIWGILIAYNLVRLEISRIAREAQVSPLRISFMMALRDIQDELMWCAIASPGSIPRKLRAMRERVKRYILPQKRKRPKARTVRINKTRYPVRSKHLK